In Patescibacteria group bacterium, a single window of DNA contains:
- a CDS encoding excinuclease ABC subunit UvrC codes for MPPKSLLDQLRTLPPRPGVYLFRDGKGNILYIGKAKRLLSRVRSYFRVTKKTVAPSLKLSPQKQLMVNSIASLETILVSNETEALLLEAELIKRHHPPYNIILADDKSYVYIKFDFDRAWADVSTVRRPLLPKRSHSILFGPYTSARHAYTALRLAKRIFPYCTEPPSSFSSPSRIGGRNTFPSARDILMKPSTLNSFSEDRPKEKASRRLRGHGAPPGGASEAESRAVTSLLGKSTASFSAGSPNDWRVSPRIARADYRVPQQENRVAANDRALPSPHPPSRPCFNYHLGRCPGACVGIVSPAHYTRIIRRMLPFFRGHYGTLIAQLKSQMQRESDERRYESAAKLRDQIAALRAITARQSIVSVKRESYDIMSAAREGAHFMVNLFKIRDGALTERLLFPLAHAEGANEQEALEAFISLYYARTGDIPPQVYTALPLLSPLPGRIMVAVPKRGKKKKLILMGQENARQELMRRGGIEARASAQARESLETLQNLLHLPLPPARIEAYDISNIQGSYAVGAMTVLAQGVLHPSAYRRFVIKTVTGSNDPAMLAEVLRRRLSHSVADPPAQASQRGSSADLRRHSSTHKLATDKPTNRQTDQWPLPDLIVIDGGVPQLNATHAVLAEYALDIPLLSLAKGRGRKPRAGETIFTLTRERITVTKPSTLNSFSEDRPKEKASRRLRGHGAPPGGASEAESRAVTSSLGKSTASFSAGSPNDWRVLQREIRTIIKLPPSSPALLLLDRVRDEAHRFAITHYRSRHAKQLTLSRLDALPSIGPKTRQLLLTTYGSVEALRRVSREELSALIGSRKAFILIKHLTHWGVL; via the coding sequence ATGCCACCAAAGAGCCTCCTTGACCAATTGCGCACCCTACCCCCTCGCCCGGGGGTATATCTTTTCCGAGATGGGAAGGGGAATATTCTCTATATCGGCAAGGCGAAACGGTTACTCAGCCGCGTCCGCTCCTATTTCCGCGTGACAAAAAAGACCGTCGCCCCCTCGCTTAAACTTTCTCCCCAAAAGCAGCTCATGGTGAACAGCATCGCCTCTCTCGAAACGATACTCGTGTCCAATGAAACCGAAGCGCTGCTTCTTGAAGCAGAACTCATCAAACGCCACCATCCGCCCTATAACATCATACTCGCGGACGATAAATCCTACGTCTATATAAAATTCGATTTCGACCGCGCGTGGGCTGACGTCTCTACCGTGCGCCGCCCCTTGCTCCCCAAGCGCTCGCACTCCATTCTCTTCGGCCCCTACACTTCCGCGCGCCACGCCTACACCGCGCTCCGCCTCGCCAAACGCATCTTCCCGTACTGCACCGAACCACCCTCTTCCTTCTCTTCCCCTTCTCGCATAGGCGGACGAAATACTTTTCCCTCAGCTAGGGATATTCTCATGAAACCCTCCACACTCAACTCCTTCAGTGAGGATCGCCCGAAAGAAAAAGCGTCTCGGAGGCTTCGCGGGCATGGCGCCCCGCCGGGCGGGGCGAGCGAAGCCGAGAGCCGAGCGGTGACTTCCTTGCTGGGGAAGTCAACCGCGTCTTTTTCTGCGGGCAGTCCGAACGACTGGCGTGTTTCACCAAGAATAGCCCGAGCGGACTATCGAGTTCCGCAGCAAGAAAATCGTGTGGCCGCGAACGATCGTGCTCTGCCTTCACCACATCCCCCTTCTCGCCCTTGTTTCAATTACCACCTCGGCCGCTGCCCCGGCGCCTGCGTCGGCATCGTGAGCCCTGCCCACTACACGCGCATCATCCGCCGCATGCTCCCCTTCTTCCGCGGGCATTACGGCACGCTTATTGCGCAACTCAAAAGTCAGATGCAGAGGGAGTCGGATGAGCGACGATATGAATCTGCGGCAAAACTGCGGGACCAAATCGCCGCGCTGCGTGCCATCACCGCCCGCCAATCCATCGTGAGCGTAAAAAGGGAATCCTATGACATCATGAGCGCGGCGCGCGAGGGCGCGCATTTCATGGTAAACCTTTTTAAAATCCGTGACGGCGCGCTCACTGAACGGCTCCTATTCCCCCTTGCCCACGCAGAAGGCGCCAATGAACAGGAAGCGCTCGAAGCGTTTATCAGCCTCTACTATGCCCGCACTGGCGACATTCCGCCGCAAGTATACACCGCGCTTCCTCTTCTCTCGCCGCTCCCCGGGCGCATTATGGTGGCAGTCCCCAAACGCGGCAAAAAGAAAAAGCTTATCTTGATGGGTCAGGAAAATGCGCGCCAAGAACTGATGCGCCGCGGCGGCATCGAAGCGCGCGCGTCTGCGCAGGCGCGCGAGAGCCTTGAGACGCTCCAAAATCTTCTGCATCTTCCTCTCCCCCCCGCGCGCATTGAAGCCTATGACATTTCCAATATCCAAGGATCGTATGCGGTCGGCGCCATGACCGTGCTCGCGCAGGGCGTCCTCCACCCTTCCGCCTACCGGCGGTTCGTCATCAAAACAGTCACAGGAAGCAATGATCCTGCGATGCTTGCCGAAGTCCTCCGCCGCCGCCTCTCCCATAGTGTCGCAGACCCGCCTGCGCAGGCAAGTCAACGCGGATCAAGTGCGGATTTACGCAGACACTCATCCACTCACAAACTGGCAACTGACAAACCGACAAACCGACAAACTGACCAATGGCCGTTGCCCGACCTTATTGTCATTGACGGCGGCGTGCCCCAACTCAATGCAACGCACGCGGTGCTTGCCGAATATGCGCTCGACATCCCTCTCCTCTCCCTTGCAAAGGGGCGAGGAAGAAAACCGCGCGCGGGTGAGACAATTTTTACACTCACGAGAGAGAGGATTACCGTTACAAAACCATCCACACTCAACTCCTTCAGTGAGGATCGCCCGAAAGAAAAAGCGTCTCGGAGGCTTCGCGGGCATGGCGCCCCGCCGGGCGGGGCGAGCGAAGCCGAGAGCCGAGCGGTGACTTCCTCGCTGGGGAAGTCAACCGCGTCTTTTTCTGCGGGCAGTCCGAACGACTGGCGTGTTTTGCAACGAGAAATCCGAACGATCATTAAACTACCTCCCTCCAGCCCCGCGCTCCTCCTCCTTGACCGCGTGCGCGATGAAGCGCACCGTTTCGCTATCACTCACTACCGCAGCCGCCATGCGAAACAGCTCACTCTCTCGCGCCTTGACGCGCTCCCAAGCATCGGCCCCAAAACCAGACAACTGCTCCTTACCACCTATGGATCGGTGGAAGCCCTGCGGCGCGTTTCCCGCGAAGAATTAAGCGCCCTAATCGGCAGCCGCAAGGCGTTCATCCTCATCAAGCATTTGACGCATTGGGGTGTTTTGTGA
- the secG gene encoding preprotein translocase subunit SecG translates to MNNTLSIVQAILAVLLIIEVLLQQRGSGMGMAFGGSGEVYGVRRGAEKFIFIATVVTAVLFFIVGIVRILIEANV, encoded by the coding sequence ATGAACAATACGCTCAGTATTGTGCAGGCCATATTGGCGGTCCTCCTTATCATTGAGGTATTGCTCCAGCAGCGCGGAAGCGGCATGGGCATGGCGTTTGGCGGATCAGGCGAGGTGTACGGCGTACGGCGCGGCGCGGAAAAATTCATCTTCATCGCCACCGTGGTGACCGCGGTCCTCTTCTTCATAGTGGGGATTGTCAGGATCCTCATCGAAGCCAACGTCTAA